caatcgactaacgagctcctgaaacatcctccagatcgctggcccatcCAGATCGccggcctaaaacctccagctcgcatgagtgacaaagctgctgagaagtcagaggtagggtccgatcactttatctgtaacagtcCATACCCCTCGTAATGAGAATCTCACTGAAGGCgataagaactatttgtcctcCATTATATAATcactatatttttatatattatctaaattgtaaaagctagcccctcaatataaatgggaatcaaagagaccatggGGGGCAAGGacgaaaagaataatcagataccgccactctgagagaataatcagacgacggccgtggactaggcatcgttttggccgaaccacgtaaaagattctggtgtacacgcttggaattttgggggggttttccttccttctcggtattttttggattgactcaccgcggcccaaaacgaatcacggtcggccgaaatcaaacatCGACAACTTGACTACgcaattgaattgaaaatcaaTGATTGAATGACAATCTACTATGAAACTTGTCAAGACTCGACTCTTAATCAAATTAGAGATGATTGAACGATAATTTAATTGTGCATATTaagaaatagatatttaatgagattgttaataatattattatgcggtgttattaaaatataaaaatgcatTGATAatgattgtataatttattgatatatttttttaatattaaaatatttaaaaaaaattatgccaTTTAATTTTTGCCCACCCTTCGCCCCTGTATATACCTAATGAAGGTTTACTCCATCTCCATTGCGAGAGAgatggaaagagaagaagagctGAAAGCTGCCGCTGCCAAAGAGGAGATATGGAAATACGTCTACGGGTTTACCGACATGGCTGTGGTGAAATGTGCCATCGAGCTCGGCATAGCTGACGCGCTGGAGCGCCACCAAGCCCCCATGCCGCTGGCCCAGCTCTCCTCCGTCCTCCGCTGCTCTTCGCCGCATCTCCACCGCATCATGAGGTTCCTGGTCCACCGCCAAATATTCAAAGAAGGTACATAAtatcgttatatatatatatatatagtggaaATCCAATCAATATTTTTGTGATGACTTTTCGTGATCATATGTTAATTTATCCCATGCAAGATTCCAAGGGCTATGTCCAAACGCCAATTTCACGCCTTCTTGTGAGAAACGGAGAGCAGAGTATGGCGGCTTTGGTGCTGCTAGAGAGCAGCCCCATGATGCTGGCGCCGTGGCACGGTCTGAGTGCGCGGGTCCAAGGCGGCGGAGCTTCGGCGCCATTCACCACCGCGCACGGGAGCGATATATGGTATTACTTGGCCGCAAATCCTGCCCACAGCAAGATGATGGACGACGGGATGGCCTGTGATGCGAGGTTGTTGGTGCCGGCGGTGGTTGATGGCTGTCCGAAGCTGTTCGACGGGCTGCGAACTTTGGTGGACGTCGGGGGAGGGAATGGAACTGCGATGCGGATTTTGGTGAAGGCTTGTCCTTGGCTTTGCGGCATCAACTTTGATCTCCCTCACGTGGTGGCTACTGCGCAGGACTGTGTTGGCGTCGAGCATGTTGCCGGTGACATGTTTCACGGTGTTCCTAAGGCAGATGCTGCATACCTCATGGTAAGTGAAATGACTCTTATAACCACTGCTAGGCGGGGCTGCTGGTGAGTTAAAGGAACTTGAATTTGAGTCTTTTGATCATCAATCGCTCTCTTACTAATGTTTGATGTGATCCCAATCCGAAATAGAGTTTCCAACTCTATCATGTCAGAGTTGATTTTTTTAAGACTCCTAACTCATTTTTTATGCTACAAATTAATCATATAACAATAGATCAGCGTGTTGAATACTAGACTGAtgtagttaattaattaaattcaaagttTGGTGGTTGAAATATTAAGTGCAGAAGGTTCTGCACGATTGGGGTGACGAAGAGTGCATCCAGATCCTGAGAAGATGCAGAGAGGCCATCGACAAAGACAAAGGCAAGGTAATAATCGTAGAAGCcgtggttgaagaagaagaagaagaagacagcaACAACAGGCTCGAGTACGCGAGGCTGTTGCTGGATATGGCGATGCTGGCTCACACCGACACGGGCAAGGAGAGGACCAAGGGCGAATGGACCCACCTTCTCACCCAAGCTGGCTTCACCCTTTTCACCTTTACCCGCATCCATGCTATTCCCTCCGTCATCCAGGCCTGGCCTTAGTTAC
This genomic stretch from Diospyros lotus cultivar Yz01 chromosome 1, ASM1463336v1, whole genome shotgun sequence harbors:
- the LOC127795076 gene encoding acetylserotonin O-methyltransferase-like isoform X4; amino-acid sequence: MEREEELKAAAAKEEIWKYVYGFTDMAVVKCAIELGIADALERHQAPMPLAQLSSVLRCSSPHLHRIMRFLVHRQIFKEDSKGYVQTPISRLLVRNGEQSMAALVLLESSPMMLAPWHGLSARVQGGGASAPFTTAHGSDIWYYLAANPAHSKMMDDGMACDARLLVPAVVDGCPKLFDGLRTLVDVGGGNGTAMRILVKACPWLCGINFDLPHVVATAQDCVGVEHVAGDMFHGVPKADAAYLMCRRFCTIGVTKSASRS
- the LOC127795076 gene encoding acetylserotonin O-methyltransferase-like isoform X2, whose amino-acid sequence is MEREEELKAAAAKEEIWKYVYGFTDMAVVKCAIELGIADALERHQAPMPLAQLSSVLRCSSPHLHRIMRFLVHRQIFKEDSKGYVQTPISRLLVRNGEQSMAALVLLESSPMMLAPWHGLSARVQGGGASAPFTTAHGSDIWYYLAANPAHSKMMDDGMACDARLLVPAVVDGCPKLFDGLRTLVDVGGGNGTAMRILVKACPWLCGINFDLPHVVATAQDCVGVEHVAGDMFHGVPKADAAYLMKVLHDWGDEECIQILRRCREAIDKDKGKVIIVEAVVEEEEEEDSNNRLEYARLLLDMAMLAHTDTGKERTKGEWTHLLTQAGFTLFTFTRIHAIPSVIQAWP
- the LOC127795076 gene encoding acetylserotonin O-methyltransferase-like isoform X3; the encoded protein is MERQEELKAAAAKEEIWKYAYGFTDMAVVKCAIELGIADALERHQAPMPLAQLSSILRCSSPHLHRIMRFLVHRQIFKEDSKGYVQTPISRLLVRNGEQSMAALVLLESSPMMLAPWHGLSARVQGGGASAPFTTAHGSDIWYYLAANPAHSKMMDDGMACDARLLVPAVVDGCPKLFDGLRTLVDVGGGNGTAMRILVKACPWLCGINFDLPHVVATAQDCVGVEHVAGDMFHGVPKADAAYLMKVLHDWGDEECIQILRRCREAIDKDKGKVIIVEAVVEEEEEEDSNNRLEYARLLLDMAMLAHTDTGKERTKGEWTHLLTQAGFTLFTFTRIHAIPSVIQAWP